Proteins encoded by one window of Bradyrhizobium sp. B097:
- a CDS encoding lysine--tRNA ligase has protein sequence MSVIDLAASPSDLRALAEQSNAWPFEQAKAIVARLKKNPKDEVLFETGYGPSGLPHIGTFGEVARTTMVRHAFRVLTEDKIKTRLLAFSDDMDGLRKVPDNVPNKEMLAQHLGKPLTKVPDPFGTHPSFGQHNNARLRAFLDQFGFDYEFASSTEYYTSGRFDAALLRMLERIEKVMAIMLPSLREERAASYSPFLPICPRTGLVLYVPVTAHDAQAGTISYEDPDTKESVTVPVTGGRCKLQWKPDWAMRWYALGVDYEMAGKDLIDSVKLSAKICSALGGTPPEGFNYELFLDEKGQKISKSKGNGLTIDEWLRYASPESLSLFMYREPKAAKRLYFDVIPRNVDDYQQFLDGFTRQEARQQLQNPVWHIHSGKPSQADMPVTFQLLLTLVSSSNAENAETLWGFIGRYRPGVTPQTHPKLDAMVGYAINYYRDFVAPTKQFREPTDRERAALQDLRDALANMPADATAEDIQNVVYEIGRREPFLDTVKKGKDGRPGVSLDWFNMLYQVLLGQEKGPRFGSFVAVYGVQNAVNMIDGALARSS, from the coding sequence ATGTCCGTGATTGATCTTGCTGCCAGTCCGAGCGACCTGCGGGCGCTCGCCGAACAATCCAACGCCTGGCCGTTCGAGCAGGCGAAAGCGATTGTGGCGCGGCTGAAGAAAAATCCGAAGGACGAGGTGCTGTTCGAGACCGGCTATGGCCCCTCGGGCCTGCCGCATATCGGCACCTTCGGCGAAGTCGCGCGCACCACGATGGTGCGCCACGCCTTTCGCGTGCTCACCGAGGACAAGATCAAGACGCGCCTGCTCGCCTTCTCGGACGACATGGATGGCCTGCGCAAGGTGCCGGACAACGTGCCGAACAAGGAGATGCTGGCGCAGCATCTCGGCAAGCCGCTGACCAAGGTCCCCGATCCGTTCGGCACCCATCCGAGCTTCGGCCAGCACAACAATGCGCGGCTGCGCGCCTTCCTCGATCAGTTCGGCTTCGACTACGAATTCGCCAGCTCGACCGAGTATTACACCTCCGGCCGGTTCGATGCGGCGTTGCTGCGCATGCTGGAGCGGATCGAGAAGGTGATGGCGATCATGCTGCCGTCGCTGCGCGAGGAGCGCGCGGCGAGCTACTCGCCGTTCCTGCCGATCTGTCCGCGCACCGGCCTCGTGCTTTATGTGCCGGTGACGGCCCACGACGCCCAGGCCGGCACGATCTCCTACGAAGATCCCGATACCAAGGAGAGCGTCACCGTTCCCGTCACCGGCGGCCGCTGCAAGCTGCAATGGAAGCCGGATTGGGCGATGCGCTGGTACGCGCTCGGCGTCGACTATGAAATGGCCGGCAAGGACCTGATCGATTCGGTGAAGCTGTCTGCCAAGATCTGTTCGGCGCTCGGCGGCACGCCGCCGGAGGGCTTCAACTACGAGCTGTTCCTTGACGAGAAGGGCCAGAAGATCTCGAAGTCGAAGGGCAATGGCCTGACGATCGACGAATGGCTGCGCTACGCCTCGCCGGAATCGCTGTCGCTGTTCATGTATCGCGAGCCCAAGGCGGCGAAGCGGCTCTATTTCGACGTCATCCCGCGCAATGTCGACGACTACCAGCAGTTCCTCGACGGCTTCACGCGGCAGGAGGCGCGGCAGCAGCTGCAGAATCCGGTCTGGCACATCCATTCCGGCAAGCCGTCGCAGGCCGACATGCCCGTCACCTTCCAGCTGTTGCTGACGCTGGTGTCGTCGTCGAATGCGGAGAACGCCGAGACGCTGTGGGGCTTCATCGGCCGCTATCGTCCGGGCGTGACGCCGCAGACCCATCCGAAGCTCGATGCGATGGTCGGCTATGCCATCAACTACTATCGCGACTTCGTGGCGCCGACCAAGCAGTTCCGCGAACCGACCGACCGCGAACGGGCTGCGTTGCAGGATTTGCGCGATGCGCTCGCCAACATGCCGGCTGACGCGACCGCGGAAGACATCCAGAACGTGGTCTACGAGATCGGCCGCCGCGAGCCGTTCCTCGACACCGTCAAGAAGGGCAAGGATGGCCGTCCCGGCGTCTCGCTCGACTGGTTCAACATGCTCTATCAGGTGCTGCTCGGCCAGGAGAAGGGTCCGCGCTTCGGCTCCTTCGTCGCGGTCTACGGCGTGCAGAACGCGGTGAACATGATCGACGGCGCGCTGGCGCGGTCGTCGTAG
- a CDS encoding transporter substrate-binding domain-containing protein — MPNPTAQPFSVRPRQFRLAAAMAAVVLVMAGSAGAQTPPASAAPKAAAPAQPARPAPAQAAPATPPVATPPAAAAPSPPNQPPKAAEAAPQAVPGFWDPRRRPDRPDLSRLTVIRFLTETDYPPFNFTGPDGNPAGFNVDLARALCDEIKVTCTIQMRRFETLIDALATNRGDAIIASMAVTPQLRAKVDFTDPYYRAPARFASRRDNVMPEIRPEYLEGKKVGVIAGTSHEAYLKAMFTDAEIHSYPDNDALRAALRRGEVDFIFGDAISLAFWINGTDSAECCAFSGGPFVESRYFGEGVGIAVRKGNDLLRQSLNWALFRIWEKGRFTDLWLRYFSISPF; from the coding sequence ATGCCAAATCCGACTGCCCAGCCTTTTTCCGTCCGCCCGCGCCAGTTTCGCCTGGCCGCGGCAATGGCGGCCGTCGTGCTGGTGATGGCAGGGTCCGCGGGCGCACAGACGCCCCCGGCATCGGCGGCGCCCAAGGCGGCGGCACCGGCCCAGCCCGCCAGGCCTGCCCCTGCACAAGCGGCACCAGCGACGCCCCCGGTAGCAACGCCGCCGGCAGCTGCCGCCCCGTCGCCTCCGAATCAGCCGCCCAAGGCTGCCGAGGCGGCGCCGCAGGCGGTGCCGGGCTTCTGGGACCCGCGGCGGCGGCCGGATCGGCCGGACCTGTCGCGCCTCACCGTGATCCGCTTCCTGACCGAGACCGACTATCCGCCGTTCAACTTCACCGGACCCGACGGCAATCCCGCCGGCTTCAATGTCGACCTGGCGCGCGCGCTTTGCGACGAGATCAAGGTCACCTGCACCATCCAGATGCGCCGCTTCGAGACCCTGATCGATGCGCTGGCGACCAACCGGGGCGATGCCATCATCGCGTCGATGGCGGTGACGCCGCAGCTGCGCGCCAAGGTCGATTTCACCGATCCCTATTATCGCGCGCCGGCGCGCTTCGCGTCGCGCCGCGACAATGTGATGCCGGAAATCCGCCCGGAATATCTCGAGGGCAAGAAGGTCGGCGTCATCGCCGGCACCTCGCACGAGGCCTATCTCAAGGCGATGTTCACCGACGCCGAGATCCATTCCTATCCGGACAACGACGCGCTGCGCGCTGCGCTGCGCCGCGGCGAGGTCGACTTCATCTTTGGCGATGCGATCTCGCTCGCGTTCTGGATCAACGGCACCGATTCCGCCGAATGCTGCGCGTTTTCCGGCGGCCCCTTTGTCGAGAGCCGCTATTTCGGCGAGGGTGTCGGCATCGCCGTGCGCAAGGGCAACGATCTGCTGCGGCAATCGCTGAACTGGGCGCTGTTCCGGATCTGGGAAAAAGGCCGCTTCACCGATCTGTGGCTGCGCTATTTCTCGATCAGCCCGTTCTGA